Proteins encoded within one genomic window of Pigmentiphaga sp. H8:
- a CDS encoding HlyD family secretion protein codes for MSARKSTLAIAVAGVLALAVVAYGFWRASRPAPEQFQGYMEAQETDVAAKISARVAEVAVREGDRVERGSLLVRLDSPEVAAKMAQAQGALAAARAVQAKADRGARPQEITMAQLNWQRAQAAADLAEVSFRRVDNLAREGLVAEQKRDEARANYHASRDAALAARAQYQLALDGARPEDKEAAAGQARQVAGALAEAEAAEAEVNLKSPVAGEITKVYAKVGELSPQGVAVATVVDLADQWVAINVREDRLSRFAAGTSFEAELPALDRRRARFKVYYVAVLPDFATWRTTRASQGFDVRTFEVRARPEAPIDGARPGMSVLVR; via the coding sequence ATGAGCGCAAGAAAATCCACTCTCGCCATCGCCGTTGCCGGCGTGCTGGCGCTGGCCGTCGTCGCCTATGGGTTCTGGCGCGCGTCGCGGCCCGCGCCCGAGCAGTTCCAGGGCTACATGGAGGCCCAGGAAACCGACGTCGCCGCCAAGATTTCGGCGCGCGTGGCCGAGGTGGCGGTCAGGGAAGGCGACCGGGTGGAGCGCGGTTCGCTGCTGGTGCGGCTGGACAGCCCCGAGGTCGCCGCCAAGATGGCCCAGGCCCAGGGGGCGCTGGCGGCGGCGCGGGCGGTGCAGGCCAAGGCCGATCGCGGCGCGCGCCCGCAGGAGATCACGATGGCGCAACTGAACTGGCAGCGCGCGCAGGCGGCGGCCGACCTGGCCGAGGTCTCGTTCCGCCGCGTGGACAACCTGGCGCGCGAGGGGCTGGTGGCCGAGCAGAAGCGCGACGAGGCGCGCGCCAACTACCATGCCTCGCGCGATGCGGCGCTGGCGGCGCGGGCGCAGTACCAGCTTGCGCTGGATGGCGCGCGGCCCGAGGACAAGGAGGCCGCGGCGGGCCAGGCCCGGCAGGTGGCCGGCGCGCTGGCCGAGGCCGAGGCGGCCGAAGCCGAGGTCAACCTGAAAAGCCCCGTAGCTGGCGAGATCACCAAGGTCTATGCCAAGGTCGGCGAGCTGTCGCCGCAGGGTGTGGCGGTGGCCACCGTGGTCGATCTGGCCGACCAGTGGGTGGCCATCAATGTGCGCGAGGACCGGCTTTCGCGCTTCGCCGCCGGGACGAGCTTCGAGGCCGAACTGCCGGCGCTGGACCGGCGCCGCGCGCGTTTCAAGGTCTATTACGTGGCCGTGCTGCCCGACTTCGCCACCTGGCGCACCACCCGCGCCAGCCAGGGATTCGACGTCCGCACCTTCGAGGTCCGGGCCCGTCCGGAGGCGCCGATAGACGGGGCGCGGCCGGGCATGAGCGTGCTGGTGCGGTGA
- a CDS encoding Rieske 2Fe-2S domain-containing protein, producing the protein MNKETSEILVRTGPGTPMGNLLRRYWVPILKSNEIAEPDCPPVRVQIMGEKLLAFRDSSGQVGLIDEFCSHRGVSLYFGRNEEDGIRCAYHGLKFNRLGECVDVPSAPQSCSRMGIKAYPCIERGSVVWAYMGPPETQPSLPEVEWCGLPESHIYVSKRLQESNYLQAMEGGIDTSHVSYVHRYEVDVDPLHQGTKANDYIKADGNVVFDIEKNDFGLSLYGRRNGEPDSYYWRITQWLFPWFTLIPPFGDHALGGHVWVPIDDHNCWAWSINFHPDKPLSEQERADLDAGRGIHAPCDPVTFRPLANKDNDYLIDRVAQKEKRAYSGVFGFAMQDASLQESMGPIQDHEAERLLPTDRAIVMARRMLHEAAVGLANGSEPPALDGAAQRVRAAGVLLDRAADPMEWAKRHLADGLNEPVYSV; encoded by the coding sequence ATGAACAAGGAAACCTCGGAAATCCTGGTGCGCACCGGCCCGGGCACGCCCATGGGCAATCTGCTGCGGCGCTACTGGGTCCCCATCCTGAAATCGAACGAGATCGCCGAGCCCGACTGCCCGCCGGTGCGGGTCCAGATCATGGGCGAGAAGCTGCTGGCGTTCCGCGACAGCAGCGGGCAGGTGGGGCTGATCGACGAGTTCTGTTCGCACCGCGGCGTGTCGCTGTACTTTGGCCGCAACGAAGAGGACGGCATCCGCTGCGCTTATCACGGCCTGAAGTTCAACCGCCTGGGCGAATGCGTGGACGTGCCGTCGGCGCCGCAAAGCTGCAGCCGCATGGGTATCAAGGCCTATCCGTGCATCGAGCGCGGCTCCGTCGTCTGGGCCTACATGGGTCCGCCCGAAACCCAGCCCAGCCTGCCCGAGGTCGAATGGTGCGGCCTGCCGGAAAGCCACATCTACGTGTCCAAGCGGCTGCAGGAATCCAATTACCTGCAGGCCATGGAAGGCGGCATCGACACCAGCCACGTGTCGTACGTGCACCGCTACGAGGTCGACGTGGATCCGCTGCACCAGGGCACCAAGGCCAACGACTACATCAAGGCCGACGGCAACGTCGTGTTCGACATCGAGAAGAACGATTTCGGCCTGTCGCTGTACGGCCGCCGCAACGGCGAACCGGATTCGTACTACTGGCGCATCACCCAGTGGCTGTTCCCGTGGTTCACGCTGATTCCGCCATTCGGCGACCATGCCCTGGGCGGCCACGTCTGGGTACCCATCGATGACCACAACTGCTGGGCCTGGAGCATCAATTTCCATCCCGACAAGCCGCTGTCCGAGCAGGAGCGCGCGGACCTGGACGCGGGCCGGGGCATCCACGCGCCCTGCGATCCCGTCACCTTCCGCCCGCTCGCCAACAAGGACAACGACTACTTGATCGATCGCGTGGCGCAGAAAGAGAAGCGCGCGTACAGCGGCGTGTTCGGCTTCGCCATGCAGGACGCGTCGCTGCAGGAAAGCATGGGACCCATCCAGGACCACGAGGCCGAACGGCTGCTGCCCACGGATCGCGCCATCGTCATGGCGCGCCGCATGCTGCACGAAGCCGCGGTGGGCCTGGCCAACGGTTCGGAACCGCCGGCGCTGGACGGCGCGGCGCAGCGCGTGCGCGCCGCCGGCGTCCTGCTGGACCGTGCCGCCGATCCGATGGAGTGGGCCAAGAGACACCTGGCGGACGGCCTGAACGAGCCGGTCTACAGCGTGTAG
- a CDS encoding tripartite tricarboxylate transporter substrate binding protein: protein MQALLRNAACALAVCSVVPAAVAAEEWAPTKPVRIIVPIVGSTNDVLGRLVASKLEGILGQPVIVENKPGAGGNIGADLVAKSPPDGYTLLVGYNGPIAINKTLFDNMPYDPVTDLAPITLAVSSPQYLVVNPGLPVKSVADLVAWSKAHPGKLSYGSVATGSASHLTMEMLNEASGLGATHVPYRGASPALVDLVAGNVQAAFMVPGNVQQYVKEGRLKLLASTGEKRFASTPGIPTMIESGYPHFVATSWIGFLAPAGTPRPIIDRYNKEIVKVLHMPDVQQKLRDMEFEVVANTPEQFGAWIRTEVERWGKVIKATGAKAG, encoded by the coding sequence ATGCAAGCATTGCTACGCAACGCGGCCTGTGCGCTGGCCGTCTGTTCCGTCGTCCCGGCGGCCGTGGCCGCCGAGGAATGGGCGCCCACCAAGCCGGTGCGCATCATCGTGCCCATCGTGGGCAGCACCAACGACGTGCTGGGACGGCTGGTCGCGTCCAAGCTCGAGGGCATACTCGGGCAGCCCGTCATCGTCGAGAACAAGCCGGGCGCCGGCGGCAACATCGGCGCCGACCTGGTGGCCAAGTCGCCGCCGGACGGCTACACGCTGCTGGTGGGCTACAACGGGCCCATCGCCATCAACAAGACGCTGTTCGACAACATGCCTTACGACCCCGTGACCGACCTGGCGCCGATCACGCTCGCGGTCAGCTCGCCGCAGTACCTGGTGGTCAACCCGGGACTGCCGGTCAAGAGCGTGGCCGATCTGGTGGCCTGGTCCAAGGCCCATCCGGGCAAGCTGTCGTACGGATCGGTGGCCACGGGCAGCGCCTCGCACCTGACCATGGAAATGCTGAACGAGGCCTCGGGGCTGGGCGCCACGCACGTGCCCTATCGCGGCGCCTCGCCGGCGCTGGTCGACCTGGTGGCGGGCAACGTGCAGGCGGCTTTCATGGTGCCCGGCAACGTCCAGCAGTACGTGAAGGAAGGGCGGCTCAAGCTGCTGGCCTCGACGGGCGAGAAGCGCTTCGCCAGCACGCCAGGCATCCCGACCATGATCGAGTCGGGCTATCCCCATTTCGTCGCCACGTCGTGGATAGGCTTCCTGGCGCCGGCAGGCACGCCGCGCCCCATCATCGACCGCTACAACAAGGAGATCGTGAAGGTCCTGCACATGCCCGACGTGCAGCAGAAGCTGCGCGACATGGAGTTCGAGGTCGTGGCCAACACGCCGGAACAGTTCGGCGCCTGGATACGGACCGAAGTGGAACGCTGGGGCAAGGTCATCAAGGCCACCGGCGCCAAGGCGGGTTGA
- a CDS encoding ABC transporter permease encodes MAARGWAAAWRDTLAELLRDKGALLLIVLAPVFYGFFYPWPYATEVLQRVPVAIVDLDHSSLSRQIVRYADASPDLRVAMVTGDEETARQAMWRGEIEGYALLTRDLRRNVLRGRPAPVVVSTNGSYALYNKAVMTGFTAVIGTVSAGIEIAQRSARGQGRAQAMAGRSPVGVSAVALYNPTGGYGSYVVPAVALIIMQQTLLMGVAMLAGTWAEAGRLRAPAAVWLGRVLAFSTAGLFAGLVYFGWIFWLQDYPRGGNPLGALVLLLCYAPAVSVAGALLGAWLKDREQALQAWLFTSLPIAFLSGFAWPVESLPPVLQAVRWIFPSTAGIDASLRLNQMGAPLADVAGSLSWLAAWALAGFAALAWWMRPREPGTLRGNVRSA; translated from the coding sequence ATGGCCGCGCGCGGCTGGGCCGCCGCCTGGCGGGACACGCTGGCGGAACTGCTGCGCGACAAGGGCGCGCTGCTGCTGATCGTGCTGGCGCCGGTCTTCTACGGCTTCTTCTATCCCTGGCCCTATGCCACCGAGGTCCTGCAACGCGTGCCGGTGGCCATCGTGGACCTGGACCACTCCAGCCTGTCGCGCCAGATCGTGCGCTACGCCGATGCCAGCCCCGACCTGCGTGTGGCGATGGTGACCGGGGATGAGGAAACCGCCAGGCAGGCGATGTGGCGCGGCGAGATCGAAGGCTACGCGCTGCTGACCCGGGACCTTAGGCGCAACGTGCTGCGCGGCCGGCCGGCGCCGGTCGTGGTCAGCACCAACGGCAGCTACGCGCTCTACAACAAGGCGGTGATGACCGGGTTCACCGCCGTGATCGGCACGGTGTCGGCCGGCATCGAAATCGCGCAGCGCAGCGCGCGCGGCCAGGGGCGGGCCCAGGCCATGGCCGGCCGCAGTCCGGTCGGCGTCAGTGCCGTCGCTCTCTACAATCCCACCGGCGGCTATGGCAGCTACGTCGTGCCGGCGGTGGCGCTGATCATCATGCAGCAGACGCTGCTGATGGGCGTCGCGATGCTGGCCGGCACCTGGGCCGAGGCCGGGCGCCTGCGGGCGCCGGCCGCGGTCTGGCTGGGGCGCGTGCTGGCCTTCTCCACCGCCGGCCTGTTCGCCGGGCTGGTCTACTTCGGCTGGATATTCTGGCTGCAGGACTACCCGCGCGGGGGCAATCCGCTGGGGGCGCTGGTGCTGCTGCTGTGCTATGCCCCGGCGGTCAGCGTGGCGGGGGCGCTGCTGGGCGCCTGGCTCAAGGACCGCGAGCAGGCCTTGCAGGCATGGCTGTTCACGTCGCTGCCCATCGCTTTCCTGTCCGGCTTCGCGTGGCCGGTGGAAAGCCTGCCGCCCGTGCTGCAGGCGGTGCGCTGGATCTTTCCCAGCACCGCCGGGATCGATGCCTCGCTCAGGCTGAACCAGATGGGGGCGCCGCTGGCCGACGTGGCGGGATCGCTGTCGTGGCTGGCGGCCTGGGCGCTGGCGGGCTTCGCCGCGCTGGCCTGGTGGATGCGTCCCCGGGAGCCGGGGACGCTCCGTGGCAACGTCAGATCTGCGTGA
- the ribD gene encoding bifunctional diaminohydroxyphosphoribosylaminopyrimidine deaminase/5-amino-6-(5-phosphoribosylamino)uracil reductase RibD — MRRALSLADGVLYTTSPNPRVGCVIVRDGQILGEGATQPVGGPHAEVRALRDAQARGLSVEGATVYVTLEPCSHHGRTPPCVDALVAAAPARVVVAMGDPNPRVNGEGLARLRAAGIAVTAGVCLDEALALNVGFVSRMSRGTPWLWAKMAASLDGRSALPNGRSQWITGQAARADGHHWRARSCAVLTGIGTVLADDPRLDVRHVATTRPPRKIVLDTHLRMPAGARLLDGAETWIFTAREDAGRAADLAARNARVICLPGADGRVDLPGVMRWLGQHDINEVHAEAGAVLTGALLQAGCVDELLVYMAPVLLGEGAGMARLPLIEDLDQARRFQFVDVSGLGPDVRLRAQDPQRLAAARAAATPARRA, encoded by the coding sequence ATGCGGCGCGCGCTGTCGCTGGCCGACGGCGTTCTGTACACGACTTCACCGAACCCACGCGTGGGCTGCGTCATCGTGCGCGACGGCCAGATCCTGGGCGAGGGCGCGACCCAGCCCGTGGGCGGGCCGCATGCCGAGGTCCGGGCGCTGCGCGACGCGCAGGCGCGCGGCCTTTCCGTGGAAGGCGCCACCGTCTACGTCACGCTGGAGCCGTGCAGCCACCATGGCCGTACGCCGCCTTGCGTCGACGCGCTCGTCGCCGCCGCGCCGGCGCGGGTCGTCGTGGCGATGGGCGATCCCAATCCGCGCGTCAACGGCGAAGGCCTGGCGCGGCTGCGCGCCGCGGGCATCGCCGTCACCGCAGGCGTGTGCCTGGACGAGGCGCTGGCGCTGAACGTCGGCTTCGTCTCCCGCATGAGCCGCGGCACGCCCTGGCTCTGGGCCAAGATGGCGGCGTCGCTGGATGGGCGCAGCGCGCTGCCCAACGGCCGGTCGCAATGGATTACCGGCCAGGCCGCCAGGGCCGACGGCCACCATTGGCGCGCGCGCAGCTGCGCCGTGCTGACCGGCATCGGCACCGTGCTGGCCGACGATCCCCGCCTGGACGTGCGCCATGTGGCGACCACGCGCCCGCCGCGCAAGATCGTGCTGGATACGCATCTGCGCATGCCGGCCGGCGCGCGCCTGCTCGATGGCGCGGAAACCTGGATCTTCACGGCGCGCGAGGATGCCGGCCGCGCCGCCGACCTGGCGGCGCGCAACGCGCGCGTCATCTGCCTGCCGGGCGCGGATGGCCGGGTCGACCTGCCCGGCGTCATGCGCTGGCTGGGGCAGCACGACATCAACGAAGTCCATGCCGAGGCCGGCGCGGTGCTGACCGGCGCCTTGCTGCAGGCCGGCTGCGTGGATGAACTGCTGGTCTACATGGCGCCCGTGCTGTTGGGCGAGGGCGCGGGCATGGCGCGCCTGCCGTTGATCGAGGACCTGGACCAGGCGCGCCGTTTCCAGTTCGTGGACGTGAGCGGGCTGGGCCCGGACGTCCGGCTGCGGGCGCAGGACCCGCAGCGGCTGGCGGCCGCGCGCGCGGCCGCCACGCCCGCGCGGCGGGCCTGA
- a CDS encoding ABC transporter permease: MSAAAGPSSHTAGKSAKRQARSGVFLRAAGREAAWLRRHPRELAMISWVPLLAVLLLWWMFSAGIPTRLPIAIVDDDHSALSRQLARMLEAAPGLRIARRDASLAEARAGMERGDTYAVVAIERDFSRDIKRGASGHVTLYHNAQFYTVSGLVLRDVQTVAMTLSAGVEMAARNRRGEPARAVAVNAEPIRPGSLALFNPSLNYEQFLAAALIPALLHILGMTAGAWAVGREIRDRTVGAWLAAATGAGTAPDGGVRIAAGPALAALAGKLAWPWTGLSGVGLAALLWLTWGRGWHPPGSLPWVALALVAFMALSIAMGAAAALATRSLRTALSLAGVVTAPAFAFSGMGFPLAAMPVGARAWALALPYTHYIRLQVEQLQMAAPLRQSLPAFVSMPVGTALLALAGAWLLCRVAAEPARWGGR; the protein is encoded by the coding sequence ATGAGCGCGGCCGCCGGGCCTTCTTCGCATACGGCCGGCAAGTCCGCGAAGCGGCAGGCGCGGTCCGGCGTCTTCCTGCGCGCGGCGGGCCGGGAGGCCGCCTGGCTGCGCCGGCATCCGCGCGAACTGGCCATGATCAGCTGGGTGCCGCTGCTGGCCGTGCTGCTGCTGTGGTGGATGTTCTCGGCAGGCATCCCCACGCGCCTGCCCATCGCCATCGTGGACGACGATCATTCGGCCCTGTCGCGCCAGCTCGCGCGCATGCTGGAGGCGGCGCCGGGCCTGCGCATCGCGCGGCGCGACGCCAGCCTGGCCGAGGCGCGGGCCGGCATGGAGCGGGGCGACACGTACGCGGTGGTGGCGATCGAGCGCGACTTCTCGCGCGACATCAAGCGCGGGGCCAGCGGCCACGTCACGCTGTATCACAACGCCCAGTTCTACACGGTGTCGGGTCTGGTCCTGCGCGACGTGCAGACCGTGGCCATGACGCTGTCGGCCGGCGTCGAGATGGCGGCGCGCAATCGCCGGGGCGAGCCGGCGCGGGCGGTGGCGGTCAACGCCGAGCCGATCCGGCCCGGTTCGCTGGCCTTGTTCAACCCCAGCCTGAACTACGAACAGTTCCTGGCGGCCGCGCTGATTCCGGCGCTGCTGCATATCCTGGGCATGACGGCGGGCGCCTGGGCCGTGGGCCGGGAGATCCGCGACCGAACGGTGGGCGCCTGGCTCGCGGCCGCCACGGGGGCGGGGACGGCTCCGGACGGCGGCGTGCGCATCGCGGCGGGGCCGGCCCTGGCCGCGCTGGCCGGCAAACTCGCGTGGCCGTGGACCGGGCTGTCCGGCGTGGGCCTGGCGGCACTGTTGTGGCTGACCTGGGGCCGGGGCTGGCATCCGCCCGGCAGCCTGCCGTGGGTGGCCCTGGCCCTGGTGGCCTTCATGGCCTTGTCGATCGCGATGGGCGCGGCCGCGGCGCTGGCGACGCGGTCCCTGCGCACGGCGCTGTCGCTGGCCGGCGTCGTGACGGCGCCGGCCTTCGCCTTCAGCGGCATGGGCTTTCCGCTGGCCGCGATGCCGGTCGGCGCGCGCGCCTGGGCGCTGGCGCTGCCCTATACGCATTACATACGGCTGCAGGTGGAGCAGTTGCAGATGGCGGCGCCCCTGCGCCAGTCGCTGCCGGCTTTCGTGTCGATGCCGGTGGGCACGGCGCTGCTTGCGCTGGCGGGCGCGTGGCTGTTGTGCCGCGTGGCGGCCGAGCCCGCGCGCTGGGGAGGCCGCTGA
- a CDS encoding IclR family transcriptional regulator, whose protein sequence is MRKGVAETEKPGESVRAVDRALEILLAFTATDYELTVGQLLKRVDLSRPTLYRLLYTLEQCGFVVSEGDPQKFRLGPAVGQLAHVWTSSLDLSALAAPPMQRLREQTGETVALFLLQGGDRLCIAELPSPQPLSFKRGIGYRERISVGASGRAILANIGQGDEDRRRYAAERGLDIAQPAEDLDMVKQRGYAVSRDELIQGAVAIAAPFFDRSGQVAGSLGVFGPGARLPAERIKEFGERVMREAAELSRTLGSRTAP, encoded by the coding sequence ATGAGGAAAGGCGTGGCGGAAACCGAGAAACCGGGCGAAAGCGTGCGGGCCGTGGACCGGGCCCTGGAGATCCTGCTGGCCTTCACGGCCACGGACTACGAGCTGACGGTGGGGCAGTTGCTCAAGCGCGTGGACCTGAGCCGGCCCACGCTGTACCGCCTGCTGTACACGCTGGAACAATGCGGCTTCGTGGTGTCGGAGGGCGATCCGCAGAAATTCCGCCTGGGACCCGCCGTGGGCCAGCTCGCCCACGTCTGGACCTCCAGCCTGGACCTGAGCGCACTGGCGGCGCCGCCGATGCAGCGGCTGCGCGAGCAGACCGGCGAGACCGTCGCCCTGTTCCTGCTGCAAGGCGGCGACCGGCTCTGCATCGCCGAACTGCCCAGCCCCCAGCCCCTGAGTTTCAAGCGCGGCATCGGCTATCGGGAACGGATCTCGGTGGGCGCCAGCGGCCGGGCCATCCTGGCCAACATCGGACAGGGCGACGAGGACCGGCGCCGCTACGCGGCCGAGCGTGGCCTGGACATCGCGCAGCCGGCCGAGGACCTGGACATGGTGAAGCAGCGGGGCTATGCCGTCAGCAGGGACGAACTGATACAGGGCGCGGTGGCGATCGCCGCGCCGTTCTTCGACCGCAGCGGCCAGGTGGCGGGCTCGCTGGGCGTGTTCGGCCCCGGCGCCCGGCTGCCCGCCGAGCGCATCAAAGAATTCGGAGAACGCGTGATGCGGGAAGCCGCCGAACTGTCGCGCACGCTGGGCAGCCGGACGGCGCCCTGA
- a CDS encoding SDR family NAD(P)-dependent oxidoreductase, with product MARLAERRALITGGGAGIGAAIARVFCQEGAAVLLVDRDADALARTAAALREQYPRARVEYLAADVADEDAAPGAAELAGRTWGGLDVLVCNAAMRNYSPLSTARPEEWRAMVDVNLIGTANYCRAALPALRESGKGSVVIVSSCYAVTGRAGMGIYDATKAGLLAMTRTLAFEEAPYGVRVNAVCPGSTLTEFHVGRAQARGKAVEQLKGERSDTSLLRRWAAPEEIAWPVLWLASDEASFMTGTHVLVDGGLSAM from the coding sequence ATGGCCAGACTTGCCGAACGCAGGGCCCTGATCACCGGCGGCGGCGCGGGCATAGGCGCCGCCATCGCTCGGGTCTTCTGCCAGGAAGGCGCGGCGGTGCTGCTGGTGGACCGCGATGCCGACGCGCTGGCGCGCACCGCCGCCGCGCTGCGCGAGCAGTACCCGCGGGCCCGGGTCGAATACCTGGCCGCCGACGTGGCCGACGAGGACGCGGCGCCAGGCGCGGCCGAGCTGGCCGGGCGGACCTGGGGCGGGCTGGACGTCCTGGTCTGCAACGCGGCCATGCGCAACTACTCGCCCTTGTCCACGGCCCGGCCCGAGGAGTGGCGCGCCATGGTGGATGTCAACCTGATCGGCACGGCCAACTACTGCCGTGCCGCGCTGCCCGCGCTGCGCGAGTCGGGCAAGGGGAGCGTGGTGATCGTCTCGTCGTGCTATGCGGTGACGGGCAGGGCGGGCATGGGCATCTACGACGCGACCAAGGCCGGCCTGCTGGCGATGACCCGCACGCTGGCGTTCGAGGAAGCGCCATACGGCGTGCGCGTCAACGCCGTGTGCCCGGGATCGACGCTGACCGAGTTCCACGTGGGCCGGGCCCAGGCGCGCGGCAAGGCGGTCGAGCAATTGAAGGGCGAGCGCAGCGACACGTCCCTGCTGCGGCGCTGGGCGGCACCCGAGGAGATCGCCTGGCCGGTGCTGTGGCTGGCCTCGGACGAGGCCTCGTTCATGACCGGGACCCACGTGCTGGTCGATGGAGGACTGTCGGCGATGTGA
- a CDS encoding TolC family protein — protein MAGVAVVLHAGAAAQALPALSFQAAQQQVLARSDKLGAARAAVQSKELQLEGVRNLGGPSLSVSASHIRYEANANLSLSGLNNLGIPLPLPSNVELERHGSLTNKSLIGIWPLYLGGATDAARGLVHAQADEARADATQAGYEVQTTLAKRYFAAQLAARAWDLRREALRAIGEHDRAAERMMAEGTIARVDRLQARVALEDARREERKAQDTLELAQVALGRTLRMDEAVRPSTPLFILTQAIEPLPYFLDAAMHGHPALGKVAAKEEQARQLHAVETATRRPQVFAFGGHQIRSENGSWLVGLGVRWTLWDSLDRPSLDAASDKTVLQAQLTEAQARQDISLLVESKWRAVDQARRQFLATGASVELADEVVRLRTSGLREGVSTATDLIDAETNRAKVQTERAQAAYDYIQSLAELLEASGLSGELPRYIERADVRLPLAAVVADPARGP, from the coding sequence ATGGCCGGGGTGGCCGTCGTCCTGCACGCGGGCGCGGCGGCCCAGGCGCTGCCCGCCTTGAGTTTCCAGGCGGCGCAGCAGCAGGTGCTGGCGCGGTCCGACAAGCTGGGCGCGGCGCGGGCGGCGGTCCAAAGCAAGGAACTCCAGCTCGAAGGCGTGCGCAACCTGGGCGGGCCTTCGCTTAGCGTGTCCGCCTCGCACATCCGCTACGAGGCCAACGCCAATCTCAGCCTGTCCGGGCTGAACAACCTCGGCATTCCGCTGCCCCTGCCTTCCAACGTGGAGCTGGAACGGCACGGGTCCCTGACCAACAAATCCCTGATCGGCATCTGGCCGCTCTATCTGGGCGGGGCCACCGACGCGGCGCGCGGCCTGGTCCATGCCCAGGCCGACGAGGCGCGCGCGGACGCGACCCAGGCCGGCTACGAGGTACAGACCACGCTGGCCAAGCGCTATTTCGCCGCGCAACTCGCCGCCCGCGCATGGGACCTCCGCCGCGAGGCCCTGCGGGCCATCGGCGAACACGACCGCGCCGCCGAGCGCATGATGGCCGAAGGCACCATCGCCCGCGTCGATCGGTTGCAGGCGCGCGTCGCGCTGGAGGATGCGCGGCGCGAGGAGCGCAAAGCGCAGGACACGCTGGAACTGGCGCAGGTCGCGCTGGGCCGCACGCTGCGCATGGACGAGGCCGTGCGGCCGTCGACGCCGCTGTTCATCCTGACCCAGGCCATCGAGCCGCTGCCGTACTTCCTGGATGCCGCGATGCACGGCCACCCCGCGCTGGGCAAGGTCGCGGCCAAGGAAGAGCAGGCACGCCAGCTGCATGCGGTGGAGACCGCCACCCGGCGGCCGCAGGTGTTCGCCTTCGGCGGGCACCAGATCCGCAGCGAGAACGGTAGCTGGCTGGTGGGCCTGGGCGTGCGCTGGACGCTGTGGGATTCGCTCGACCGGCCGTCGCTGGACGCCGCCAGCGACAAGACCGTCCTCCAGGCCCAATTGACCGAGGCCCAGGCGCGGCAGGACATCAGCCTGCTGGTGGAAAGCAAGTGGCGTGCGGTGGACCAGGCGCGCCGCCAGTTCCTGGCGACCGGCGCCAGCGTGGAATTGGCCGACGAGGTGGTGCGCCTGCGCACCAGCGGGTTGCGCGAAGGCGTCAGCACCGCCACCGACCTGATCGATGCCGAGACCAACCGCGCCAAGGTGCAGACCGAAAGAGCGCAGGCCGCCTACGACTACATCCAGTCCCTGGCCGAGCTGCTGGAGGCGAGCGGACTGAGCGGCGAGCTGCCGCGCTACATCGAACGGGCGGACGTGCGCCTGCCGCTGGCGGCCGTGGTCGCCGATCCCGCCCGCGGCCCCTGA
- the nrdR gene encoding transcriptional regulator NrdR — translation MKCPFCRHEDTQVMDTRVLEEGSAIRRRRRCTHCDRRFTTYERVELSLPAVVKRNGSRSEYDQGKLRGSLMLALRKRAVSADAVEAAVTRIEEALMTSGLREVPSERVGELVMQELKKLDKIAYIRFASVYKSFEDVDEFTDVVREIQGPRPPATKS, via the coding sequence ATGAAGTGTCCTTTCTGTCGCCATGAGGACACCCAGGTGATGGACACCCGGGTGTTGGAAGAAGGCAGCGCCATTCGCCGGCGCCGCCGCTGCACGCATTGCGATCGACGCTTCACGACCTACGAGCGGGTGGAGCTGTCGCTGCCGGCGGTGGTCAAGCGCAATGGCAGCCGGTCGGAGTACGACCAGGGCAAGCTGCGCGGCAGCCTGATGCTGGCGCTGCGCAAGCGGGCCGTCAGCGCCGACGCGGTGGAAGCCGCCGTTACCCGCATCGAGGAAGCCCTGATGACCAGCGGCCTGCGCGAGGTACCGTCCGAGCGCGTGGGCGAACTGGTCATGCAGGAACTCAAGAAGCTCGACAAGATCGCCTACATCCGTTTTGCCTCGGTCTACAAAAGCTTCGAGGACGTGGACGAATTCACCGACGTCGTGCGAGAGATCCAGGGGCCCCGGCCTCCCGCCACGAAATCCTGA